One window of the Primulina eburnea isolate SZY01 chromosome 18, ASM2296580v1, whole genome shotgun sequence genome contains the following:
- the LOC140819925 gene encoding gamma carbonic anhydrase-like 2, mitochondrial: MATPARLFRRILPRTLSTPLSGRAYSAEAVQSVPSPTPPAPVIRESPDRVNWDYRGQRKIIPLGQWIPKTAVDAYVAPNVVLAGQVVVYDGASVWNGAVLRGDLNKISVGFCSNVQERCVVHAAWSSPTGLPAETLIERYVTVGAYSLLRSCTIEPECIIGQHSILMEGSLVETHSILEAGSVVPPGRRIPTGELWAGNPAKFIRTLTHEETLEIPKLAVAINDLSKSYFSEFLPYSTVYLEVEKMKKSFGISI, translated from the exons ATGGCAACGCCAGCTCGATTGTTCCGAAGAATCCTGCCACGAACCCTCTCCACACCTCTTTCGGGCAGGGCTTATTCGGCGGAAGCAGTTCAATCGGTCCCATCGCCGACTCCACCAGCTCCGGTGATAAGGGAGTCCCCCGATCGGGTGAATTGGGACTATAGGGGGCAGAGGAAGATCATACCTTTAGGGCAGTGGATCCCGAAGACGGCCGTAGATGCTTACGTGGCGCCCAATGTCGTATTGGCAGGTCAAGTGGTGGTCTACGACGGCGCCTCCGTGTGGAACGGCGCCGTCCTACGCGGAGACCTTAATAAGATCAGCGTTGGATTCTGCTCCAATGTGCAGGAGCGATGTGTTGTTCACGCCGCCTGGTCTTCCCCTACAG GGCTTCCAGCAGAAACATTGATTGAAAGATATGTCACGGTTGGCGCGTATAGTCTATTGCGATCTTGCACTATTGAGCCTGAATGCATTATTGGGCAGCACTCCATCCTTATGGAGGGTTCCTTGGTTGAAACACACTCTATCCTTGAAGCTGGGTCTGTGGTTCCTCCAGGAAGAAGAATACCGACCGGCGAACTCTGGGCCGGAAATCCAGCAAAGTTCATTCGGACTTTGACTCATGAGGAGACATTGGAGATCCCTAAACTTGCTGTTGCTATAAACGATCTTAGCAAAAGCTACTTTTCCGAGTTTTTACCTTACTCGACCGTATATTTGGAAGTTGAGAAGATGAAGAAGTCCTTCGGGATTTCGATCTGA